Below is a window of Candidozyma auris chromosome 3, complete sequence DNA.
GTCTTCAAGCACCATGTTGCAGAATGTTGTCGGCCCAGATAGTGTTGCTGAGACTGCTGCCAGATTGACGGGTATACCAGTGACGAAATTGACTCAAGCCGAGAATGCTAAGTTAATCAACATGGAGAAGGTTTTGTCGTCAGAAGTTGTTGGCCAGAGTGAAGCCATTAAGGCGGTCTCTAACGCTGTCAGATTGACAAGATCTGGTTTAGCCAACCCTAACCAGCCAGCTTCCTTCATGTTCCTCGGTTTGTCTGGCTCGGGTAAGACCGAGTTAGCTAAAAAAGTTGCTGGGTTCCTCTTTGCTGACGAGAGGGCAATGATCAGAATTGACTGTTCTGAATTGGGCGACAAATGGTCCGCTTCTAAGTTACTTGGTGCTGCTCCAGGTTACGTTGGCTacgaagaaggaggaattCTCACCGAAGCTGTATTGAGAAAACCATACTCGGTTATCTTATTTGACGAGGTAGAGAAGGCTGCCCCTGAAGTCTTGACTGTCTTGTTGCAAATCCTCGATGACGGTAGAGTCACTTCCTCCCAAGGTAAAGTTATCAACTGTTCCAACGCTATTATTATAATGACATCGAATTTGGGTGCAGAATATATCAATGCATCAAAGGGACCGAAGATTGACCCTCAGACAAAagagttggtgatggctGCGGTCAAGTCCCATTTCAGGCCAGAGTTTCTCAACCGTatctcttcaatggttGTATTCAACAGATTGTCCAGAAAGGCGATTGCAAAAATAGTGAAGATCAGGCTCAATGAGATTCAACAacgtttcgcagccaacgGAAAGACTCTTCACTTGGATGTCTCAGATGAAGCTTTAGAGTACTTGTGCACACACGGATATTCTTCCGACTTGGGTGCCCGGCCACTTAACCGTCTCATTCAAAGTGAGGTCTTGAACCGCTTAGCAATCTTGTTATTAAAAGGACAAATCAGAGATAAGGAAACGGCACGTGTTGTACTTGGGAAAAAAGGCTTGGAGGTTGTGCCCAACCATGAGGCTGAAGACGAGGAAATGGCAGATGCTATTGAGGACTGGGAAGATAGCGAAGACTATGACGAAGTGCCTGATGAGGTACTGCCAGTCGAGCTTGATTAAATACATGAAACtgaacaacttgttgaccTGAATCATAAAGTGTGTTATTCTTAATAAGAAGAATAAATTTATACGTAATACAAATTAATAGAGATAAATCTTGTAGTAAACACAGCAATAGAAAATTCCGAGTAAGTGTTGAATCTTCAGGCGCTCTTTTCGCAACCGAAGATCATCGCATGGGACGCGTTCAATCAGCGGCAACCGCCACTAGTACAGAACAGAGCCTCTCATCAAAGATTTCCACAAACATCGTAGGCAACTAATCGACgaaagcagaaaaaaagtCTAACGTGAAATGACTCACTTCGCCAAATTCATTCGTGGCGACTAATATGAGCGAGACACGACCATCAATACCTCATCACGGTTGCGAGAAAAATTGCATATATCAATCAAGGGAATTATAGTACTTACCAAGCATAAAACATTATGGCTAGCAGAACTCAGTTTGAAAATAGCAACGAGGTCGGGGTGTTCTCCAAATTGACCAACTCATACTGTCTTGTCGCCGTGGGCGGCTCCGAGAATTTCTACTCCGCCTTTGAGGCCGAGCTTGGAGACGTCATCCCAATAGTAAGAACCACCATTGCCGGTACCCGTATTGTCGGTCGTATGACTGCTGGAAACAGACGTGGTCTTTTGGTGCCTACGCAAACCACGGACCAGGAGTTGATGCATTTGAGAAACTCGTTGCCAGACAGTGTGAAGATTCAGAGAGTCGAAGAGAGGCTCTCCGCCTTGGGAAATGTCATTTGTTGTAACGACTATGTGGCGCTTGTGCACCCCGACATTGAAAGAGAAACCGAGGAG
It encodes the following:
- a CDS encoding translation initiation factor 6, with the translated sequence MASRTQFENSNEVGVFSKLTNSYCLVAVGGSENFYSAFEAELGDVIPIVRTTIAGTRIVGRMTAGNRRGLLVPTQTTDQELMHLRNSLPDSVKIQRVEERLSALGNVICCNDYVALVHPDIERETEELIADVLGVEVFRQTIAGNVLVGSYCSLSNQGGLVHPQTSIQDQEELSSLLQVPLVAGTVNRGSSVVGAGMVVNDWLAVAGLDTTAPELSVVESIFRLQDAQPDAIAGNLRDTLIETYT